A stretch of the Fusarium musae strain F31 chromosome 2, whole genome shotgun sequence genome encodes the following:
- a CDS encoding hypothetical protein (EggNog:ENOG41) yields MADVKTIVVLGAGPAALPVIRQTMVNQVMKRKDLKMVVVSPNTHFHWPVAMPRVVVPGQISDDKVIIPLEPTFSTYPTDKFEWIQGKAISLDTTSNLVSVELNSSATVREVNYHTLIIATGSRTRDGLIWKDIGSTEATKAKLHEIQDQISKAKTIVVSGGGLTGSETAGELGFEYSQHGTKEVIFIYSDDLPLAPPATDGVRKQALKELKKLKVKTMPKTTVISATPSGSDTILEVRSADGTTKKITANAYLPATGIIPNTEFVPKNLLDSNGYVKQTTHLKAEGQKNIFVIGDAGNLENSQLGMADKQAQHLFKNLPAHLDGGEIPEYTPAAKPMFAVTLGRSRATGQMGTMKLFSIMIWWAKGRYLGTDYADGWAAGKRTMMTVFEK; encoded by the coding sequence ATGGCAGACGTCAAGACCATCGTGGTCCTCGGTGCTGGCCCTGCCGCACTTCCCGTGATCCGTCAAACAATGGTCAACCAAGTCATGAAGCGCAAAGATCTCAAGATGGTCGTCGTTTCACCCAATACTCACTTCCACTGGCCTGTCGCCATGCCTCGTGTCGTTGTCCCCGGCCAAATCTCAGACGACAAGGTTATCATCCCACTGGAACCTACCTTCAGCACTTATCCTACCGACAAGTTTGAGTGGATTCAGGGCAAAGCTATTTCTCTTGATACTACTTCCAACCTCGTCAGTGTTGAGCTTAACAGCAGTGCTACTGTTCGTGAAGTCAACTACCACACTCTGATTATTGCTACTGGCTCGAGAACGAGGGATGGCCTGATCTGGAAGGATATCGGATCTACTGAGGCTACCAAGGCCAAGTTACACGAGATCCAAGATCAGAtcagcaaggccaagactattgttgtttctggtggtggtctcACCGGCTCCGAGACTGCCGGTGAACTCGGCTTCGAGTACTCTCAGCACGGGACCAAGGAGgtcatcttcatctactCTGACGATCTCCCTCTTGCACCACCCGCGACGGATGGGGTTCGCAAGCAGGctctcaaggagctcaagaagctcaaggtcaagacaaTGCCCAAGACAACTGTCATCAGCGCAACACCTTCCGGATCAGATACCATCCTCGAGGTGCGCTCTGCCGACGGAacgaccaagaagatcaccgCAAATGCTTATCTCCCTGCTACTGGCATTATCCCCAATACCGAGTTTGTTCCCAAGAACCTTCTCGACAGCAACGGCTACGTCAAGCAGACCACCCATCTCAAAGCCGAGGGTCAGAAGaacatcttcgtcatcggaGACGCTGGCAACCTTGAAAACTCACAGCTCGGCATGGCAGACAAGCAGGCACAGCACCTTTTCAAGAATCTTCCCGCTCATCTCGATGGCGGCGAAATTCCTGAGTACACCCCTGCCGCTAAGCCAATGTTTGCCGTGACACTTGGCCGAAGCCGAGCTACTGGCCAGATGGGTACCATGAAGCTGTTTAGCATCATGATCTGGTGGGCCAAAGGACGATATCTGGGTACTGATTATGCTGATGGTTGGGCGGCTGGTAAGAGGACTATGATGACGGTTTTTGAGAAGTAG
- a CDS encoding hypothetical protein (EggNog:ENOG41), which produces MSFLLNMIYGKFTTIPPQEEDCTGKVVIITGGNGGIALEAARHFTQFNAARVILACRSLEKGEHAKKDIEETTGKHNVVEVWHLDLASHDSIREFADRVNKLDRLDVLINNAGLLVFKRELLEGHESMLSINVISTALLTLLVLPALRQTSTRFNIVPHVVIVSSDAAFEGWLPVQESNIIKALDEQSSVLEHYNKTKLVQLIFMTQLAKAIESSGKGYIIVNGVHPGFCSTPLFDNTPWPFNLIFKGLLALFGRTPEVGSRALLAGAFADESLNGKFMSNGAFHELPKIMQGDEGEKMCSKIWEELGGILEGIEPGVTKKI; this is translated from the exons ATGTCGTTCTTATTGAATATGATCTATGGCAAATTCACCACAATACCGCCGCAAGAGGAAGATTGCACAGGCAAAGTAGTCATCATCACTGGCGGAAACGGCG GTATTGCTCTCGAGGCAGCGCGACACTTTACCCAATTCAACGCTGCCAGAGTAATCCTGGCATGCCGCAGTCTTGAGAAAGGTGAACACGCAAAGAAAGACATCGAAGAGACTACTGGGAAACACAACGTCGTCGAGGTCTGGCACCTAGATCTCGCATCGCATGATAGTATTCGCGAGTTTGCAGACCGTGTCAATAAGTTAGACCGGTTAGATGTCTTGATCAACAATGCAggtcttcttgtctttaAGCGTGAACTTCTCGAGGGTCATGAGTCCATGCTGAGCATCAATGTCATCTCCACGGCTCTACTTACACTTCTTGTCCTCCCCGCTTTAAGACAGACGTCGACGAGGTTTAACATTGTCCCACATGTTGTGATTGTGTCCTCGGACGCTGCATTTGAG GGTTGGCTTCCTGTACAAGAGTCAAATATCATCAAAGCTCTTGATGAGCAGTCAAGTGTCCTTGAACACTACAACAAGACAAAACTCGTTCAACTCATATTCATGACCCAGCTCGCCAAAGCTATCGAATCATCTGGGAAAGGCTatatcatcgtcaacggCGTGCATCCTGGTTTCTGCAGCACACCACTTTTCGATAACACGCCCTGGCCATTcaatcttatatttaaaggcCTCCTTGCACTTTTTGGACGAACTCCGGAGGTGGGATCCCGCGCCTTGCTGGCTGGAGCGTTTGCAGATGAAAGTTTGAACGGAAAGTTCATGTCTAATGGTGCTTTTCATGAACTGCCCAAGATTATGCagggagatgaaggagagaagATGTGTAGCAAGATCTGGGAGGAGTTGGGTGGGATTTTGGAGGGAATAGAGCCCGGAGTAACAAAGAAAATCTAG
- a CDS encoding hypothetical protein (EggNog:ENOG41), translating to MDSRAAAAEGMRSAIEYWSQFVARSISHRLDTEKFENYVRLVHDQHPLPPALVADFFLRPQPSNDNSLDPRIPPYLQVLTRLGYVDAPSILKALYKYSSLHAYAQQPNANEGKDKEKENEKSDDKEKDEKKQKITRWKSSYWAEEVLFYGITKSVVEGKAIRDSKTALEMTRIISKLMVLFTTAFAADMIEQLHKAQVRDEMESSRAALVALLLRMCENDILVGAVSKPIAKDVRKEMSAGLASFVPTLQLVPQITDKLEQFRTEILASSDPVDKKKQATNAAMDELLDSAVGLDNFVVADIPISNTRTGLYIYLNAALIARPLLDDHALFSYMSNKYQGDIQSSAIDLILASFDILANAVFRNEGQKDAHLLRSFLINKVPILLYQLLPPGFPGTSAEFCITEALSHVDTSLFPTASLMFDESRNNNPYTESVREEFCAACVLHGLVQREHVERILGEISLSYEPSLQKHSKDKLVQDCLSDTEKIQGLVRELDKMDGNVGAVCQALVESLDVILLFEKLPNILEPLCQLLDNWRYEDDQEEYQPVYEEFGAVLLLVLAFTYRYNLNAVEIGIASPDSWVARIIGRGHIGRQCNELTQRENDHLNGWIHGLFDTEAGGLGDELMSSCPPQEFYLVVAPLFQSIVVAYTHGYLNDESLKGGIEYLVDTFLLPSLVPAIRFLADYLWIDQKEQKSIIKILQLILLPSSISGEASTMLSSVKNLIAKPLEHALRTYQRRDPNNQDIEPLLRTLKDSIPLSRRTGGTDLNELESWTTTLPTGLSSAIKLTIQGLVHWSIHPAMNSMPTSYTHRQILAALKIMGPKRVLHVILEEIRQHTEAGSASIVYDVAISLICAPDAAKDAPAVVDANGNMLPPVQRQRSLRDLLKVEAEGCRKLQKKDPALAEIVVRLHRRVEAQMIIPQPPGMLQTAEMSLNLDGDTAGLGDAMAAAASGVQGDNMSVDNLTLDVSMGGVPSDLGLGSANDGGSLDPSGDAAMFEGFDTQDMDNFDWDDISNSFQ from the exons ATGGACTCTCGCGCAGCAGCCGCAGAAGGGATGCGCTCGGCCATAGAATATTGGTCTCAATTTGTCGCACGCTCCATCTCTCATCGTCTCGATACAGAGAAGTTCGAGAACTACGTTCGACTCGTCCATGACCAacatcctctccctcccgCCCTCGTCGCCGACTTCTTCCTTCGCCCTCAACCATCAAACGACAATAGTCTCGACCCTCGAATCCCTCCATACTTACAAGTGCTCACAAGACTCGGCTACGTCGATGCGCCATCAATACTAAAAGCGCTGTACAAATACTCGTCTCTACATGCGTATGCACAACAACCGAACGCCAATGAGGGCAAggacaaagaaaaggagaacGAAAAAAGCGATGATAAAGAGAAGGAtgaaaagaaacagaagattACTCGATGGAAGAGCTCGTACTGGGCTGAAGAGGTACTTTTCTACGGGATTACCAAGTCCGTAGTAGAAGGCAAAGCCATACGAGATTCAAAAACGGCATTGGAGATGACAAGGATCATTTCCAAATTAATGGTCCTTTTCACGACCGCATTTGCGGCCGATATGATTGAGCAATTGCACAAAGCCCAGGTACGGGATGAAATGGAATCGTCGAGGGCAGCTCTGGTTGCACTCTTACTACGGATGTGCGAGAATGACATCCTTGTTGGAGCCGTGAGCAAACCAATTGCCAAAG ACGTCCGGAAAGAAATGTCTGCTGGCTTGGCAAGCTTTGTGCCAACGTTACAGCTCGTGCCGCAAATAACAGACAAGCTCGAGCAGTTTCGAACGGAAATTCTTGCTAGCTCTGATCCCGTTGATAAAAAGAAGCAAGCTACTAATGCTGCTATGGACGAACTTCTTGATTCTGCTGTTGGCCTGGACAATTTTGTTGTGGCAGATATTCCAATCAGCAACACTCGGACAGGATTGTACATCTATCTAAACGCTGCA CTTATTGCACGCCCTCTTTTGGATGATCATGCTTTGTTTTCATACATGAGTAACAAGTATCAAGGAGATATTCAATCAAGTGCCATCGACCTAATTCTCGCGTCTTTTGATATCTTGGCCAATGCGGTTTTCCGCAATGAGGGACAGAAAGATGCCCACCTTCTAAGGTCATTCTTGATCAACAAGGTTCCTATACTTCTCTATCAACTGTTACCCCCTGGCTTCCCAGGCACATCGGCTGAATTCTGTATTACGGAGGCACTGAGCCACGTAGATACAAGTTTATTTCCTACAGCATCACTCATGTTTGACGAGTCGAGAAACAATAATCCCTACACGGAAAGTGTTAGGGAAGAGTTTTGCGCTGCGTGTGTGCTGCATGGTCTCGTGCAACGGGAGCACGTGGAGAGGATTCTGGGAGAAATATCGCTTTCCTATGAACCATCTTTGCAGAAACATTCCAAGGATAAGCTTGTGCAAGACTGCTTGTCTGACACGGAAAAGATTCAGGGGCTTGTTCGGGAACTCGACAAGATGGACGGCAATGTCGGCGCAGTTTGTCAGGCACTTGTTGAG TCTTTAGACGTCATTCTTCTGTTTGAGAAGCTGCCAAATATTCTTGAACCTTTGTGCCAACTTCTTGATAACTGGCGTTATGAAGATGACCAAGAAGAGTATCAGCCCGTGTACGAGGAGTTTGGAGCCGTTCTACTGCTTGTTTTGGCTTTCACATATCGATATAACCTGAACGCAGTGGAAATTGGCATCGCTAGCCCTGACTCTTGGGTCGCTAGGATTATTGGCAGGGGGCATATTGGACGACAATGCAATGAGCTCACTCAGAGGGAGAATGATCACCTCAACGGGTGGATTCATGGGCTTTTCGATACCGAGGCCGGTGGTCTCGGCGATGAGTTGATGTCATCTTGCCCACCGCAAGAGTTTTATCTTGTTGTGGCACCTCTATTCCAGAGCATTGTTGTTGCATACACACATGGCTATCTCAACGACGAGAGCCTTAAGGGAGGCATAGAAT ACCTTGTGGATACCTTCTTATTGCCATCTCTTGTTCCGGCGATTCGATTCCTGGCAGACTATCTCTGGATCGACCAAAAAGAACAAAAGTCCATTATCAAGATTCTGcaactcatcctcctcccaagTTCCATCTCGGGGGAAGCAAGCACAATGCTTTCATCCGTGAAAAACCTCATTGCAAAGCCTTTGGAGCATGCTTTACGGACATATCAACGTCGAGATCCCAATAATCAAGACATTGAACCTCTTTTGCGGACTCTCAAGGATAGCATCCCCTTGTCACGCCGCACAGGGGGAACTGACCTCAACGAGCTCGAGTCTTGGACTACTACACTTCCTACTGGTCTCTCTAGTGCCATCAAACTTACCATCCAAGGTCTTGTCCACTGGAGCATTCATCCTGCCATGAACAGTATGCCGACTTCTTATACTCATCGGCAAATATTGGCTGCTCTGAAGATAATGGGCCCCAAACGAGTATTGCATGTCATCTTGGAGGAGATTCGACAACACACAGAGGCTGGAAGTGCCAGTATTGTCTACGACGTTGCTATCTCGTTGATCTGTGCACCTGACGCCGCGAAAGATGCCCCTGCAGTTGTCGATGCAAACGGAAACATGCTGCCACCGGTCCAGCGGCAGCGCAGTCTCCGGGACCTTCTCAAAGTCGAGGCTGAAGGCTGTAGGAAACTCCAGAAGAAAGACCCAGCACTGGCTGAGATCGTTGTACGTCTACATCGTCGTGTCGAAGCACAGATGATCATCCCTCAACCCCCAGGAATGCTTCAAACTGCAGAGATGTCTCTTAACCTCGATGGTGACACCGCTGGACTTGGAGACGCCATGGCTGCTGCGGCTTCAGGTGTTCAGGGTGACAATATGTCAGTCGATAACTTGACTCTTGATGTCAGTATGGGTGGTGTACCATCTGATCTGGGACTTGGATCTGCCAATGACGGAGGAAGCTTGGATCCTTCAGGGGATGCTGCCATGTTTGAAGGATTCGATACACAGGACATGGATAACTTTGATTGGGATGACATTAGTAACTCGTTTCAGTGA
- a CDS encoding hypothetical protein (EggNog:ENOG41), with the protein MNHSKYKDISAKAEGDFLWAVLVTRFLLEDPPLVLDAYNGADSVAGIPNNLPGLVKLVTESLSCGKAAEYLAMAREAKRYLAAEILYFHNFDFANDMYAFMTPKELLSTRVEKTKELHHRIYRDIIQTCGGLLEVVDGQVVFVHRAVLELMHSEEFHNYLLTKARKGFDSDLSVFKASVSWFKRKCFRSGEFVDLQPEPAAVTLAYVKSLSKFHRKLGSTLPDFQDTFNKPVDVYWMTKAVNIRGGFHNVCKHERWLDVVKDLGYSDDTALSVSDPLKKLYKRWLHPYEEHLHQKKLEDHDPMKDIEDLVESLRKCLEYARRCDQKENIVATTWALLDNIEESLLSMTARNQFNISDLSMTRGIYRHLVIESGIQRYIANKLWVDPGYFDNKYSQNYRSRKYLSSYFLPDYPELSRQILMLIPGSDSRTIGFTTITSVTRDGITESIEGLNSTAVTSIELPEGIEVESPKDGAVCNSARAESDAFVDEVDSIQSIDEDIQSNNSSIARTLGTIAAERHIGDLLSQHPDLRFIIDISSELMPKERLERNIRRSLKLLYLKLREHAEKHIEIQVWTTRMLKGRGSRTRISKRTVDGELASLSPVNSNEEEEEIRPSFRKDRAYLNNWILKTELAPRPDEKPQQPADETEHTKLAESDDDISEEIQSDSEEFQAVQVAEEFLMKGPPFQAFLGHLGLSLLPDALKQVMQLATWDTIELIDTPAEVSLSDQIKTSVEKLTGSPWDWWPLRPPEVPVRRGYVRMNWACHCGKPFWVDITPSQARIIKRMTQNPTTFAEDHRKVAHTKRNAFQRVTAWFKWNSGAILPVSTPTSQGSQQSSGVGGNNRVQQGVATAEQNNIPPVTIDDLRILFGVPMGLKTLNVIPIPVNQPDSNVFPQLKAEYRRMRGRWRAWFSFWQLSHCNFVKIDLPPPVGDTNSLFC; encoded by the exons ATGAACCATTCGAAGTACAAGGATATCAGTGCTAAAGCAGAGGGAGACTTCCTCTGGGCTGTTTTGGTAACTCGTTTTCTCCTTGAGGATCCGCCTCTCGTGCTTGATGCCTACAACGGAGCAGATAGTGTTGCAGGCATCCCCAACAATCTACCAGGCCTAGTGAAGCTTGTGACAGAATCTTTGTCTTGTGGAAAAGCTGCTGAGTACCTGGCAATGGCTCGCGAAGCAAAACGGTACCTAGCTGCCGAAATCCTCTACTTTCACAACTTCGACTTTGCCAATGATATGTACGCTTTCATGACACCGAAGGAACTTTTATCGACACGTGTCGAGAAAACAAAAGAACTACATCACCGGATTTATCGTGACATCATACAGACGTGTGGGGGACTACTGGAAGTTGTCGATGGACAAGTTGTCTTCGTGCATCGAGCTGTTTTGGAATTGATGCATTCTGAAGAGTTTCACAACTACTTACTTACCAAAGCTCGGAAAGGGTTCGATTCTGACCTTTCGGTCTTCAAAGCATCAGTTTCTTGGTTCAAGCGCAAATGTTTCAGGAGCGGCGAATTCGTCGACTTACAGCCCGAGCCGGCGGCGGTCACTCTAGCATATGTCAAGAGTCTTTCAAAGTTCCATAGGAAATTAGGAAGTACCTTGCCCGATTTTCAGGATACATTTAATAAGCCAGTCGACGTTTACTGGATGACAAAGGCTGTCAACATCCGAGGAGGCTTTCACAACGTATGCAAGCACGAAAGATGGCTGGATGTTGTCAAAGACTTGGGATATAGCGACGATACTGCACTATCAGTTTCAGATCCACTCAAGAAGCTGTATAAGCGATGGCTTCATCCGTACGAAGAGCATCTGCACCAAAAGAAGCTAGAAGATCACGACCCTATGAAAGATATTGAAGACCTTGTTGAGAGCTTGAGGAAATGCCTTGAATATGCACGACGTTGCGATCAGAAGGAAAATATTGTTGCCACAACTTGGGCGCTCCTTGACAATATTGAAGAATCTCTGTTGTCGATGACTGCGAGAAATCAATTCAACATATCAGACTTGTCTATGACAAGGGGTATTTATCGTCATCTTGTGATTGAATCTGGTATCCAGAGATACATCGCGAACAAACTCTGGGTTGATCCAGGATATTTTGACAACAAATATTCACAGAACTACCG GTCTCGAAAATACCTCTCGAGCTACTTCCTCCCAGACTACCCGGAGCTTAGTAGACAAATATTGATGCTCATTCCCGGAAGCGACTCCAGGACGATAGGTTTCACAACAATCACCTCAGTCACGCGGGACGGAATCACAGAGAGCATTGAGGGTCTAAATTCTACGGCTGTGACTTCAATTGAGCTTCCAGAAGGTATAGAGGTTGAATCTCCTAAAGACGGTGCAGTGTGCAATAGTGCGAGAGCAGAGTCGGATGCATtcgttgatgaagttgactcAATTCAGTCGATTGACGAGGACATTCAGtcaaacaacagcagcattgCACGGACTCTAGGCACCATCGCGGCTGAGCGCCACATTGGCGACTTGCTTTCCCAGCATCCGGATCTCCGCTTTATCATTGATATATCCTCAGAACTCATGCCAAAGGAGAGGCTCGAGCGCAACATTCGGAGATCACTCAAGCTTTTGTATCTTAAACTCAGAGAGCACGCGGAAAAGCACATCGAAATCCAGGTTTGGACAACTCGAATGCTTAAGGGGCGAGGTTCAAGGACTAGAATCTCAAAAAGAACTGTCGATGGCGAGTTAGCATCCCTATCTCCAGTGAATAgcaatgaagaagaggaagaaataCGCCCAAGCTTTCGGAAAGATCGAGCTTATCTAAACAATTGGATATTAAAAACGGAATTGGCTCCAAGACCAGATGAGAAGCCTCAGCAGCCAGCAGATGAGACTGAACATACTAAGCTGGCAGAAAGCGATGACGATATTAGTGAAGAAATACAGAGTGATTCTGAAGAATTTCAAGCAGTTCAAGTTGCAGAAGAATTTCTCATGAAGGGTCCTCCTTTCCAGGCGTTCTTGGGACACCTTGGGCTCTCATTGTTACCTGATGCTCTCAAGCAGGTCATGCAATTAGCTACGTGGGATACCATTGAGCTGATTGATACTCCGGCAGAAGTCTCACTTTCTGATCAAATCAAGACTTCTGTGGAAAAGCTGACCGGCAGCCCCTGGGATTGGTGGCCACTCAGACCGCCGGAGGTACCTGTGCGAAGGGGATACGTACGAATGAACTGGGCTTGT CATTGCGGCAAGCCGTTTTGGGTAGACATTACTCCCTCTCAAGCACGAATTATTAAGAGAATGACCCAGAACCCTACCACGTTTGCTGAAGACCACCGCAAAGTCGCCCATACCAAGCGTAATGCCTTCCAAAGGGTCACAGCATGGTTCAAATGGAACTCTGGAGCCATTTTACCTGTCTCGACGCCAACATCCCAAGGTAGTCAACAGTCGTCTGGTGTGGGTGGCAACAACCGAGTTCAACAGGGGGTGGCTACTGCAGAGCAGAACAACATCCCGCCTGTGACTATTGATGATCTGAGGATCTTATTTGGAGTACCCATGGGACTTAAGACGCTAAATGTGATCCCGATCCCGGTCAACCAACCAGACAGCAACGTTTTTCCACAACTGAAGGCCGAGTATAGAAGAATGCGTGGCCGATGGAGAGCTTGGTTCTCTTTCTGGCAGCTCAGTCACTGCAATTTCGTCAAG ATTGATCTCCCACCGCCTGTCGGTGACACTAATAGTTTGTTTTGTTAA
- a CDS encoding hypothetical protein (EggNog:ENOG41): MVSVHTGGPSGAGSDHHADNDNQSVASDLSTLDFKRGDFSIDLLNLLEAINSEGSFAFNAKLDIPSSFDISVNDVGAISLPLGEAQARQIIKQARQAPYGKGSETIVDTAVRNTWELDPAQFTINWLRWPALLQQVCQMVAEKMGINTPIRAELYKMLLYEKGAMFKAHTDTEKIPGMFGTLVVNLPSPHTGGDVVLKHCGEKVKYSSSKREASCAAWYSDVHHEVLPVTSGYRWVLTYNLAIDQSLPRPSAALKRSELRPLRHCIRRWLARDPSSRKNPYIYHVLDHEYTEDSISFRALKGPDIARVTALRQACKGLPVTIFLTLLEREDRGNVEFDPSDLQYNYRGATGEYDDEDDGEYHCLEEVLESEYRLMTVRDLQGKVVAGQMAIDEENITDPDIFNDMSPVKEDYEGYMGNYAVALVPHESLVDFFTQSDSSYYGATHQKFPQAPINYLAQQCLQKNVQEHLLTAMLDLVEPGLLHMESRETELEDKSVLPNIVNAALLHQEYQLVTEVIAKLFKILPSNVFTSLRQWMIKSDGEDKAMERFSKVKGGLSLALTKPYNLRLKFQVISHLVPLPRDLAADALPTPAPIMNWAREMLHAFVKGEGPRDVTRHDGSSIVSMSLYFDDPILFLTERVVPIFEKRLAAPAFRFRVLSQLMNLSTNGKLPREEGIRLYRTMARLLITSQNFTLLRDEKYVEEEAKRTRVSWVTIQPQPKRDMVTAISCEVLKDFISKLCKVSTELDDLKNQFLTKVTLQASKLPEVELYRLWLPFLHSVIPVFHENSIPLSTQSCQKFFSAVVKAVLDVCLGPQPPRPADWSLSSVPCNCGDCERVNDFLNHPTQMTGRFPMNKSRRQHIHQQVDRAGIGCKHETMRNTNPNTLVMTKKTRPLDVERQHWQKVRVYLVEKFSQFKGSELRTLLGSDFEKIEKLCTGETGQPSLSRRPAAGEKRRVEQAAEVIDLTID; this comes from the exons ATGGTATCCGTGCATACTGGCGGTCCATCAGGCGCCGGCTCTGATCATCATGCCGACAACGACAACCAAAGCGTTGCCAGCGACTTGAGCACATTGGACTTCAAGAGGGGAGACTTCTCGATTGATCTCTTGAATCTCCTTGAGGCTATCAACTCCGAGGGCAGTTTTGCATTCAATGCAAAATTGGATATACCTTCTAGCTTCGACATCTCTGTGAATGATGTTGGGGCTATCTCCCTCCCGCTTGGGGAAGCTCAAGCGCGTCAGATTATCAAACAGGCACGCCAGGCACCTTATGGTAAAGGAAGCGAGACTATTGTCGACACTGCAGTGCGAAATACGTGGGAATTAGACCCAGCACAATTCACAATTAATTGGTTGAGATGGCCcgctcttctccaacaagtGTGCCAGATGGTGGCTGAGAAGATGGGAATCAATACGCCTATTCGTGCCGAGCTCTACAAAATGCTGCTCTACGAGAAAGGTGCCATGTTCAAGGCACACACTGA CACCGAAAAGATCCCAGGCATGTTTGGTACACTCGTCGTCAATCTGCCATCACCACACACTGGTGGCGATGTCGTTCTCAAGCACTGTGGTGAAAAGGTCAAGTACAGCTCCTCCAAGCGAGAGGCTTCCTGTGCTGCCTGGTACTCGGATGTACATCACGAGGTCCTGCCCGTCACCTCGGGCTATCGCTGGGTTTTGACCTACAACCTTGCTATTGATCAGTCTTTGCCGCGTCCATCTGCTGCTCTCAAACGATCTGAGCTGCGACCACTCCGCCATTGCATCAGACGATGGCTTGCACGCGATCCATCATCCCGGAAGAACCCATATATATATCATGTACTGGACCACGAGTATACTGAAGACAGCATTTCTTTCCGGGCACTTAAAGGACCAGACATAGCCAGGGTTACGGCTCTTCGACAAGCCTGTAAAGGACTGCCTGTCACAATCTTTCTCACATTACTCGAGAGGGAGGACAGAGGTAATGTGGAATTTGATCCCTCAGACCTACAGTATAACTATCGGGGCGCGACGGGGGAGtacgatgacgaggatgacggaGAATACCATTGCCTCGAGGAGGTTCTCGAATCAGAATACAGACTCATGACAGTTAGAGATTTACAGGGTAAAGTTGTTGCTGGGCAGATGGCCATTGACGAGGAGAATATCACCGACCCCGATATTTTCAACGATATGTCTCCTGTTAAGGAAGATTATGAAGGATATATGGGTAACTAT GCTGTGGCTCTTGTTCCTCACGAGTCGCTTGTCGATTTCTTCACTCAGTCTGACTCTTCTTATTACGGTGCAACACACCAGAAGTTTCCTCAAGCCCCGATTAACTACCTGGCCCAGCAATGCTTACAGAAGAATGTGCAGGAACACTTGCTTACTGCAATGCTGGATCTTGTTGAGCCAGGGCTGCTTCACATGGAGAGCAGAGAAACTGAGTTGGAGGACAAGTCCGTGCTGCCAAATATCGTCAATGCCGCCCTACTGCATCAGGAGTATCAGCTCGTCACTGAAGTTATCGCGAAGCTGTTCAAAATCTTGCCGTCGAACGTGTTTACTTCTCTTAGGCAGTGGATGATCAAGTCCGACGGGGAGGACAAGGCTATGGAGAGGTTCAGCAAAGTCAAAGGAGG GCTATCCCTTGCTTTGACTaagccttataatctaaGACTCAAGTTTCAGGTCATCTCTCACTTGGTTCCTCTACCTCGTGACTTGGCCGCTGATGCTCTCCCAACGCCTGCGCCCATCATGAACTGGGCTCGTGAAATGTTGCACGCCTTTGTTAAAGGTGAAGGCCCTAGGGATGTCACGAGACACGATGGGTCCTCCATAGTTTCTATGTCGCTATACTTCGACGACCCTATCCTGTTCCTGACGGAGCG TGTCGTACccatctttgagaagagacTTGCGGCCCCTGCATTTCGCTTTAGGGTTTTATCTCAACTAATGAACTTGAGCACCAACGGCAAGCTTCCTCGCGAAGAAGGGATAAGACTCTATCGAACTATGGCACGGCTTTTGATCACTTCACAGAACTTTACTTTGCTGCGGGATGAAAAATATGTTGAAGAGGAGGCAAAGAGAACCCGAGTCTCCTGGGTCACTATACAACCCCAACCCAAACGTGATATGGTGACTGCAATCTCGTGTGAGGTCTTGAAGGACTTCATCTCCAAGCTTTGCAAAGTCAGCACAGAGTTGGACGATCTCAAGAATCAGTTCTTGACCAAAGTCACATTGCAAGCCAGCAAGCTCCCAGAAGTGGAGCTCTACCGGCTCTGGCTGCCTTTTCTGCATTCAGTCATTCCGGTTTTTCATGAAAATTCGATACCTCTTAGCACACAGTCATGTCAGAAGTTCTTCTCAGCTGTTGTCAAGGCCGTACTTGATGTTTGTCTTGGCCCACAGCCTCCTAGACCTGCAGACTGGTCACTCTCCAGCGTACCGTGTAACTGCGGAGACTGCGAGCGGGTGAACGATTTTCTCAACCACCCAACACAAATGACTGGGAGGTTCCCGATGAACAAAAGCCGGCGCCAGCATATCCACCAACAAGTAGACAGAGCAGGCATAGGATGCAAGCACGAAACAATGCGAAATACAAACCCCAATACGTTGGTCATGACCAAGAAGACTCGGCCTCTGGACGTGGAGCGGCAGCACTGGCAGAAAGTAAGAGTCTATCTTGTTGAAAAGTTCAGCCAATTTAAAGGGAGCGAGCTCAGGACGCTGCTCGGCTCGGACTTCGAAAAGATTGAGAAACTCTGCACTGGGGAGACTGGTCAGCCAAGTTTGTCTCGCCGACCAGCCGCAGGAGAAAAGCGCAGAGTTGAGCAGGCAGCGGAGGTCATTGACTTGACGATTGACTAG